The sequence below is a genomic window from Perca fluviatilis chromosome 13, GENO_Pfluv_1.0, whole genome shotgun sequence.
taactgtgattaaatatgaaattaatacactgttaatgcgtatgcattgactcgagcagcaattttctcccacactaattctctctcttttgcagcagcagccactgtcttgctttttacacgaaatgcatgttcaaactcgctgtttgtgcgcatgagtatttccgccaacccgtttgtttgtggttgttaccatggtgaatcgtagaatcatggctccattcatactgccttttgtgcacgcgcgtaaccctgagtgaacatactccgagttgattgaaccaacgcaaatcagctgttctggaaccgaaaactctgagtttcccatctcagggtaaatcaactcagacctcagggttggactcagAGTtggttaaacctcctacctggaacgggcctctgggagttttcggttccagaacagctgatttgcgttggttcaatcaactcggagtaggttcactcagggttacgagCGTGCACAACTACTATAAAAAGTCAGCATGAATGGAGTACTCAtgtactcatgcgcacaaacagtgagtttgaacatgcgttttgttaaaaaagcaaaatagcggttgctgctgcaaaagagagagaattgctGCTCAAGTCAATGCgtaagcattaacagtgtattaaattcatatttaatcacagttaacttataatattactggtgaaaactggaattgtattacaaagtaaactatactaatcccactctgaggctgcagcaccatgagcattaacagaactataatgtataatcatttatttctttttattggctctcactggtttgtgtccagggaacactacagaAACGTTTAAGAAACGTTTCAGAGcaagtcacacttttctgaggGCTCTGCTTatagtggctttactattacagtatgtaaTGCTACACtcttataaagaaaactgccgtttgcaaaaaacgtaatgcaacacaaagaatctgcttggGGACTGTtcagtatttatggaatggaccaccggaggaaaatagggaagggtcatgtctttttagtctttattgaggggggtcacccaacttttgtattcatgaaaccgcataatttcaaagtggcttgtttggtgcatatttttccatgttgctcttagtctcggcccccgctaccagatgggtctgacccatgagtttgctgtggggcagggggagctgcccccctggtggctgaaacggataattgcattgtttaaaaaatgagtggaataattatgtCTGGCAAGctcagatattttataaatatcttaaattacacaaaacaactaaatggtggtagttaatacatcagatttcatatactgctttagtaaaaaaaaagtatttcctggctgacgatgggagcagcaggacgcaaaaaacaaaattgaatGGTGCACTATCTGGACAGcttaccgtgccaaggttgcaataaaggtttcctaaatgccacatttaaagtcagcttactaattgattgcgggttttgtgtagatttggacttgtatacgtttattccactttgtttaaacggcaaAGTGGAAGAAGCCTAGTGAcaagtccatagcaaccagtttgtctgttgaatgttacccagagtaCCTTGCTGATTGGTCTCGATATTTTATTGATATATTTTATGTGAATACttgtttactagaggagtaacttagtatttgaagtaatgcagtaatgcaggaagtgtgtatttagtttccatgcttattgtgtttccacaacaatgttagtgagtaaatctactgaaatggccaccacaccataacagaagagtgggatgcgtcagatgagaaagcagaggtttaaTCATGTATGTcattactgtaaaaaaacaatgggaatCTGTACATCTTTGCCAACTGCAAACCAGTGCTGACGGTATCATTACATTGTTGTGGtagggtcatgccttttttccaaatcatTTTGGAGTgtcatagaattttttttactggtgaggggagggtcatgtcttttttggctaaaggtcccaaaactcctccggtggccccttaaataaataacgaactgTCCcttggatgttaaagcctgtccacgatggttgatgttagtgatatgaggacagataaggtatctacatatctaatggactgtgataaaaaatacctctcaaatcggttatgtggaaatgaaaatacatctatagtcgggactcatatcatctcccgacgtaaactctgtctctctacagactgaatgaatgaatgaatgaggaaattagtttcttgaagaaaacctgctcccgaccagattaggttcacaggctcagttaccatagtaactgactctgaggttaagttacctttCTTTCTGAAACGTGCTggagttccccctctctctctcaggtttgattaacctttctttgtgaaacagaaaaccgagagtttccctcatctcagggttaacaaactctctcactaaacctgctttctgaaaacGGGGCCCCAGGGCAGGTGTGGAGATGACTTTGTATTTAAAGTTTTATACTCCCGCTGACTGtcctgtccagtggttcttttaacctgcTTTTAATATCTGTGTCCcttttcaataattttttttagataatcaaacctttttttttaaggagtttCTGAATGTTGTTTCAGGAagcattgcaaaaatatcaaacATTAAATAACTTGGTCAGTGGATTCAAAAATTATAGGTTGATTGTAAAAGACACTGCAGTTCCAAGCTGGATGACAAAGCAGAACAGAAGGGTAGCCAGTTTTACAACATGCCATACAATGAAAAACAAGGGGCACATGCCAGGTCAGGGGTGTGAAAGTATAACAGAAATGTTCCTCCTGTCATAACAACATAATGACACATTGGTTTTGCATCAAGAAAGttcttgtcttgttttttaTAGGGTGgggagtgttgtttttttccccatcttGGGCCATCTCCAATACACTTCTCCAATACTTTCCAAATGTGCAAATGAGAATCTATGcaatatttattacatttacgCTGTTATATCATTATTTTGGATCGCTTCTTCCACTTTtggtatatatagtatataaccGCAAAGTAACACAGTCAGAAAGTGGCAGCATCTGCAACATTGCAGATGTTGGATGCTAGCAGTAAAcgataaataaatgtaaaattgtggatttattattctGGAATTATTATGCAAAGTCTCAGTAAAGACACAGCAGTTTCAGATTAGATTGTAGGaacaatcacaattgtcatgtttccatcaacatATTTGTATGCGCTTTTAGAAGTTTTGCATCAGTTTTTACGCTGgcttgaggtggtttttgcctttttcgaaaaagagttaatgcgcaaaatgggagatggaaacCGCTTTGCCGAATAAATTGTGACGTAGGGAACATGTAATTCACATGACCATAGTCCCGGTATCCATCGGATGGGGGAAGGATCGGGATACGGGTCCCATCCAGTCTGGTACAAACACAGCCTCTGACATGCAATCATATTTCTAAACTATGATAAACTATAGTCAAAGCTTAAAACTAAACCATCCTGTGCAACTGAGTCATTCTTCCATGTCCAGAGGACACATGTGTGTTTTCCTTggatattgtatttatttgataTTACTTATATACCTTATTACCTATACTCCGTTGCAATGAGCACAAACGTAATAATTAATATGATTATAGGTTataatattccaaaaacaattattttttgcaTTAAGGAAGTTCCTgtcttgctttttatttttttttcatcaaggaaactcaggttgttttttttgttgttgacggTGTCATTTGTCATTTTGGCTCCCTGATGCATGACTCAAACACTATGTTAAGCCCTGCTGATTTTAGTTTAGTATCACAATCCaggaaaacaggaaacaggacagTACTTACCTGTTCATCACGATGAAGCTGATCCTTTCTCTGACTCTCCTCTGGGCACTCTCCAGTACAGGTAACTACTTATTCTTACAATATATTTTATTCTAAATAGTCTTCATCTGTTTCCTAACTATTTAGACTACTTATTGTGCTGCTGTAATTTAATGTGAATTTACCCAGCGGGGATGAATTAGATCGAATCATATCATATtagatcatatatatatacattgtaAACATTAAAATACTTGGGTAAAATACATGACAACACTTGGCTGTGCAAGTGTATATGAGCAGAAGTAATGAGTCTCAGTGTAAAATCTTCGAACACAAGAAGAGTTTTCAGCCTTTACAGACCATCAAAACACGTTAGATTTGATTTGTCATTTGAGATGTGATCGTCATTCATCGACTGTTTTTCTCCCCATTGCAGCTGGAGCACTTCAGTGTCAAACTTGCATAAATCAGAATTGTTCAAGCACAGTACCACAACCATGTTCCTCAGAGACGGCGTGCATAGCAGCTTCCATTCAAGGTGCTCATTTCTTAATGTCATCTAGTACTTTTCAGTGACATATGTACTGCGaagttgtgtgtgttctcatAAACTGTACTTTTGATTTTGTAGCCAATGTCTCTGGCTTTTCAACACAGCAAATCTTCAAGGCGTGTGCACCGTCCTCCCTCTGTCCAGCCCTAGGCCCTCAGACATTTTCAGGCAACGTTGGTTTTGCGAATGCCCTTGTATATGCTAACTGCTGCAACACAGATAATTGCAACATGAATATTATACCTAGTAAGTACAGATGGATAAGCAGCTTGTATAAATAAGATATTCTGACATCATCTGACGATTTTCATTTAGTGACACTTAGATGTTCTCTCTCCCTCAATTCTGTTCCTCTCTGTTTCAGTCCCTGTGGCTCAGACAAATAACAGCCTAAAGTGTTACACATGTGACCTTTTCACCTCTAATTGCAACTCTTCAATACAATGTAAAGGAGTGGAGAACTCCTGCATTCAAGCAACGTGTGAGTATTTATACATAGTTTACAAATATGTGTTTACTACCTTAAAGTATTTCAAAGAAATTATAAATCAACCAGTGAAGGAAATTAATTAAACACATTTACTAAACtacaatttagtttttttttattgtataaatacTTAGTATTGCTCATAATTTACTCAATTTTAgaggaaaatattgtactttttaatgCAAGCTTTAAATTGTGGTATTCCTAATTTTAATTAAGTGAAGGATCTGAATATTCCTTCCTGAAAATAGATAATTGACAACAACCAAAGCTGCAGAGTAAaatagtgatttttttcatctaCAGTGACGACTTTGTCCAGCACTTTTCTAGCCTTTGGCTGCGCTTCTACAAACCTGTGTGCAGCTGCCAGCCTGGGTAACCTAACTTCCATTGAAAGTGTCAATGCCACTGGAGTATCCTGTTGTGGGACCAGTTTGTGTAATACTGTCAAAACTAACACAACCTCTGTCCCAACAACCGCTGCCCCAACTACCAGTGAAGCCGGCTGCCGTATCAGACTGGGTATGATCCATCTGCTGCTCGGACTACTTGTGTTTACCCTCTGTTAGAATCCAGAAACAGCTGTGACTATGCACCTAGGAAGCCACCAGAATGACCTTTTAAAGCGTGGACTTGGGTTTACTACTCACTGATATCTTTAGTTGGTATTTATAGATCCAAATGTTGGGAAAGGGGGGATGGAGTCTGGGTGAAGCTGAGGTGGGACAAGTAGGCAGCAATGtaatagacacacatacatgggGACAAGGGAACACTACTATTTTACACTATTATTATCCAAAATGGTCTGGTTATTGAATAATGAGGATTGTCAGAGCTGTGCAGTTACCGGAAAATAAAGCCCACTATTGCTATTGAtcatgtaaaaatataaaatgctcATTGATAGTTAATTGTGTGGTCAAGCAGGGTGACATGTTTCTGATGACTACACCTTTCCATTAAATGGAAATCTTTGCTCAAGTCTTGTGCATCATTTTAATTAGCATTTTCCTTTACTGATTTTCTGGAACTTAGTTTGAAACTTGCACTGCATTTGGTTGGAAACTTGAGTGTTTAAACTGACGACCAAAGATTTCACCAAGTTTTCCATCACATTTCATCATCTGATCTTCAAAATCACACAATGTAAAGAGCCCTTTTAACTTTCTCCTAATTTCATCTCAAAGTGCACCAGAAGGcctcatttacatgttaaaattGTAAAACATGTTATTGGAGCACCTAAACAACCCTTACTGAGGTTTGCTTTTGGAGTTTGCCGGTCTGATTGTAAAAGCAGAATAAAACATTGTCGTAATAAAGCCAACATATAAAGAACATAGTGCAAGAAAACTGCCAACAGAGCTTTATTGTATGTTTGTCTTGGAACATAATAAACAGGTTGATCAACTGAATAAAAACGGGTGTAGGAATAAACTCTAATGACCTTGATTCAAGTCTCAACTGGTTATTTTTGTGGTTGTTTCTATTGAACATTCTGTACCGATCTACATCAAAACTTAAGGTCCACCTCTTTCTCTTACTATTTTAAGATAAAGATCTACAATCCCTGAACAAGGAAGCATTCAGAGAGTTCAGACCTGCAGAGGCTGCAGACTACTAATCATACACTATTTCCTGCATCCGCCCTGAATGTGAACGATAACTGGCCCAACCAGAAAATAATGACAATCAAATGCTCATCTTTTAGCAATTCATTGTAATTATTGTGATTAAATGTAATCataatttaataaatgtaatttattatttatttatttattattattgcaggaactccctgatcacattcacacagttacacattcatacctggaagctgcccagtacaaccacagttgGGGTTAAGAACCTTGTTCAAGGGCATCTCAGTGGACCTCTTggttaaaattaaaaacacacaatgaCAATTAATATCCGCTCATATTCGTCACTGTTAACAAGGGTTTTTTCACGTTATGTGACACACTGACCTGCATAGTAAATGACACagtataattattatattatatatattataatcatTTTCTATTGAACATTCTGTACCGATCTACATCCACacttttttactattttatttttaacataagATCTACTCAGCGATTAAAACGACTTGACAGTGAACAGATATCATCTTTTCAATGAACAAGGAAGCATTCCGAGAGTTCAGACCTGCAGAGTCTGCCCTGTTCTCTAAATTTATCTTCATTCATGcattccgtgtgtgtgtgtgtgtgtgtgtgtgtgtgcgtgtgcatgtgtgtgtgcttgtgtgtgtgtgcgtgcgtacgtgtatccgtgtgcatgtatgtgcgtgcgtacgtgcatgcgtgcatgtgtatgtttgttcgtgtgcatgtgtgtgtgttgcacacCCCACAAAAAGTGACCACACTCTAAAAAATATCTGCGTATTGACAGTTGTATGACTGTATACTTTAACAAAGAAATTGTCCATAGAACTCAATTCACagttgtatatctgtatatacagattttaaattgaattataagACCTTTATCTGTTCTCCGACAACTAACGTACTGAGCTATTCACAACACTGATATCATGAATTATTAACCACATTATCAAGAGtcaaaagcgccaaaaaagtattgaaagtgttgaaaaaaagcatcaacagcgtaaaaaaaaaagcctaacaAGCATAATAAagctttaaataaatgaaatttcATTTCGAAGTTAACTAATTGAACAGCTTTGTCACACACaatattgtgtttgttttctttttgtaattACAGGACAAAGTCCGGGTAATGAGCTGCCAGaactttttctgttattttacggatttatttcttagagtgcATACTCTACTTCCTGCATCCGCACTAAATACGAATGACAACTGAAATGTAAataatctttttaaaaaaaaaaaaaattttttttttaattttttttttttttttttttttttttttttttatttttttttttttttgtttttttttttttttttttttttttttttttttttttttttttttttaaaaatatatttagctTTACCTCTTCCCCTCATCTTGCTTTAAAGATTGCTTTACAAAACTTTATTAAAATGAGCTTTGGATTTAAACCCAAGAGGCAAGGTTTCCAAAGTTAAGAATGAACTTTTAAGTACCAGAGCAGCTACTAAATGGATCGTGTGGTCAAGCAGGGTGACATGTTTCTGATGGCTACACCTTTCCATTAAATGGAAATAGTCTACAAGTCTTGTGCATCATTTTAATtagcattttcttttactgATTTTCTGGAACTTCAGTGGAAACTTGCACTGCATTTGGTTGGAAACTTGAGTGTTTAAACTGACGAACAAATATTTCACCGATGTTTTCCGTCACATTTCATCATCTGATCTTCAAAATCACACAATGTAAAGATCTTTCTTCTGTATTCATCTCGCAATGCCCTACTACGCTCCGCAACGCCCTCCTGCGCCCCGCATCGCCCCGCAACACCCTGAACTGCCACAACTAGTAGTATtccactatctttattgttactaggggtgggaatcaccagaggcacCACGATACGATAGTATCACGATACTtaggtcacgatacgatattattgcgattttaaacatattgcgatattctgcaatatattgcaatatatccaagcacctccgaacttcattatctaaagacatagctactctggatggtattgccctggctcCCACTACcgctgtcagaaatctaggagtcatttttgatcaggatatatccttcaacgcccacttaaaacaaacctcaagaacagcctttctccatcttcgtaacatttccaaaattaggaacatcctatctcaaaacgatgctgaaaaactagtccatgcattcgttacttccaggctggactactgtaattccttactatcaagttgctcaaataagtcccttaagactctccagctgatcaagaacgctgcagcacgtgttctgacgagaaataagaaaaaagatcatatttctcctgtattagcttctctgcactggcttccagtgaaatctaggatcgaatttaaaatcctcctcctgacctacaaagctctaaatggtcaagcatcATCagacctagaagagctcttagtaccttacattcccactagagcactgcgctcccagaactCAGAGCTGCCTCTCTTAGCtatatgctattataattctagactgccggggaagttccttccttcctatgacacactgagctgctctctcatctctgtttacacttgtttccttttgtatgcatcctgtcccagaaatgcttgttacttacctagctctggggagtttactccccggagtccttatggtTTTTCTTCAAAGCTCTGCAATTCCCTGCAAtgcccggccgcgtcctgctgcgtccatccgttgcatccacccatgctctgcagtgccacgttaTATCCACAACGCCCTgttgtgatgttcatacgcacagagtagtcaggatccggtattggagactgcactactcagtatgacacgatgtgccctgctatgacatgaacttccacgattaccttcgaagtcactgttccattatctttaatgtgactattattttccactgttcatcacacccccaaccggccccgtcagacaccgcctaccaagagtctgggtctgccg
It includes:
- the LOC120570797 gene encoding phospholipase A2 inhibitor and Ly6/PLAUR domain-containing protein-like, which gives rise to MKLILSLTLLWALSSTAGALQCQTCINQNCSSTVPQPCSSETACIAASIQANVSGFSTQQIFKACAPSSLCPALGPQTFSGNVGFANALVYANCCNTDNCNMNIIPIPVAQTNNSLKCYTCDLFTSNCNSSIQCKGVENSCIQATLTTLSSTFLAFGCASTNLCAAASLGNLTSIESVNATGVSCCGTSLCNTVKTNTTSVPTTAAPTTSEAGCRIRLGMIHLLLGLLVFTLC